The genomic window CCATTCAAAGTAGCGAAGAGCCTAATTCAAATCATTGATCGGTTCCTTTTAAAGGGCGGGTGTGCTGCGGCCTTCGCTCTTGTATTTCTTGATCAGCACCTTCAATCGCTCGACGACTTCGGGATGTTGATCTTGTAAATTGGTGGTTTCCCCGGGGTCGACTTCGAGGTTGTAGAGTTGGACGTTTGGCAGATCCTTCCATAACTCCTTCTCCTTCTGGCGGGGGCTGGACCATCCGCCGGAATGTGGGGCGGCAATGAATTTCCACTTGCCTTGACGGATGGCGAACGTGCCGTCGATGGAATGGTGGACGGTGGCTTCTCGCACCGGTTTTTTCGCTGTCCCCAGGAGGTTGGGTAGCATGCTGGTAGAATCTTCGCCAGCGTTGGTGGGAAGCTTGGTGCCGGCGATCTCGGCGCAGGTGGCCATGAGGTCGGTCAGGCATGTGGTGTCGGCGCAAACCGACCCGGCCTTCACCTTGGCCGGCCAGCGGACAATGAAGGGCACGCGGTGGCCGCCTTCGAAGATGTCGGCCTTGGAGCCCCGGTAGATGTGGCTGGGGTTGTGCCCCTGCGTGAGCAGCTCTTCAAAGTCGGCCTGCGGCGAGCATCCGTTATCGCTGGTGACGATGATCAGCGTGTTGTCGGATACCCCGGCCTTTTCAACGGCTTTCATCACTTGGCCGATGCAGTTGTCAGTCATCAGGGTGAAGTCGGCATAGATGCTGTCGATGCCGCTCTTCCCCACGAATTCCTTTGTGGGCAAAACCGGGGTGTGCGGCGAGGGCAGAGGGAGGTAGAGGAAAAACGGCGCATCGGTTTTTGCCTGCTCCTCGACATACTTGACTGCGCGGCGGGTAAAGTTGGGCAGCACGTCCCAATGGTCGAAGTCGGGAGAGGTAGGGCCTTTGCGCCACCAGCCGTTTTTCGATTCTTCCCGCGTGACCACCGTGTCCTTTTCGGGAATGGCAGTGGGCATGCCGTTTTCAACATAGACGTAAGGCGGCATGTCGAGCGAGCCGCAGTGGCCGTAGGAATAGATGAATCCATTTTCCTTGGGGCCGTTTTTGACCGGCTTGGAATAATCGACGGGCGGATTAGTCTCGTAGCTAATGGAGCGGACGTCGAATCCTTTGGGCAGGCTCCAGTCCCACCCCATGTGCCACTTGCCAATAAAGGCGGTATGGTAGCCTTGGTCTTTGAGCAGGGAGGCGACCGTTGTGCGGCCTTCCTCGATCAGGTGCTTCGAGTAGCCCTTTAGCACGCTTCGCTTGAGGCGCGAGCGCCAGCAGTAGCGACCCGTCAGCACGCCGTAGCGGGTGGGCGTGCAGACCGCGGAGCCGGAGTGGGCGTCGGTGAAGACCATGCCTTCGTGGCCAAGGCGATCCATGTACGGCGTGGAAATCTTTCCGTCGGGGTTGCAGATGCCGACGTCACCATAGCCGAGGTCGTCGCAGAGGATGTAGATAATGTTGGGGTTGGAGGCGCTGGCAAGGGTTGTTGCCGCAAGGGCGATGCAGGCTAGTACAGTTCTATGGTTCATCGTTGTCTCCTATTTCCTGGGTATGAGGATGAGCGGCTCTTCGTAGTGCTTGAAATGGTATTTGCCGTTCGCACCGGGCGAGACCGTGGCAGTCTGCTCTTCGATTTCCACGCGGATCACATCAATCAACTGTCCTTTCTTGACCGGTGCCATGTCGACGGCAAAGCTGTTTTCTCCGGTGTCTATCCAGAGGTTCAATGCCGCGTCGCCCACCAGCGATGCCTTCAAGGGTTTGCTCTGCAAGCCCGTCACTTCGATACGTCCGTTGGCGGGTCTGTTCATGACGTGGAGATAGAGTGTGTTGTCGCGCGTAGTGATGGTTCCCCAGTGGAAGTCCCAGTTGAAGGGGGAGGCCTTGGTGCCATGGAACGCTTCTCCATTGCGCCGCATCCACTTGCCAAGGCTTTCCAGGCCATGGATCTCTTCGTCGGTCCATTCCCCGTCCGGGCGGGGCCCCACGTTGAGAATCATGTTGGCACCGCGCGCCGCGGTGAGGACGAACATGTCGAGCAGCATCTTGGGGGATTTCCAGTTTTCGTCGTTGCGGTCATAGCCCCAGTTCAGCCGTATGGTCATGCAGGTTTCGGCATAGCCCTTGAGGCTGCGGGGCGGAATCCGGCGGTCGCCCAGGCTCAGGTAGTCGCCAAGGATGTCGCCGTTGGCTTTGCCGATGCGTCCGGCCACGATGCAGTCCGGCGCATGTTGACGCACAATCTCGACATAGTCGCGATTCTGGGGTTCGTCTTTACCAAGGTCGAACCAGAGGATTTCGATTTCCGGATATTTAGTCAACAGCTCGGTCAGTTGTCTCTTGGTGAAGTCAATGTATTCCGGCGAGGCCTTGGGCATCTTGCTGCGGGTTTCCCAGGTCGTTGGCCGGCGTTTCCAGTCGATGCGGTGGGAATAGTAGACCCCAAATCGCAGTCCCTGTTTTTTGCATTCCTGCGCAAGCTCCTTGATGGGATCGCGCGTAAACGGGGTGGCGTCGATGATGTCGTATTCCGTGTGCTCCGAGCCGTACATGCTGAATCCGTCATGGTGCTTGGCGGTGATGACCATATACTTCATTCCCGCTCCAAGCGCGTGGGACACCCATTTTGCGGCATCGAACTCAACGGGGTTGAACTGCGGGGCAAGGGCGCTCCCATATGTTTCCGCGTCAAGGTTCGCCTGGAGCATCACCCACTCAGCACTGGCTTTCCCATGTTCCTTCCCGTGGTCGACACCCTGCCACTCGCCCCCGGCGACGGCGTAGAGTCCCCAGTGGATGAAGAGTCCGAAGCGGGCGTCGTCCCACCACTGCATGCGGGCGTGGTAGGCATCTTCGCTTTCGGCATTTTCCGCTACCCGTTGCGAGGCTCTCATGGGGCCGTGGCCGGTAACTTTTCCGCAGGCACCTGACGACCAGGCCAATGCCAGGCCTAGGATGAGGTGTTTGTTCATCATGCTCGATTCTCCATTATTCATTCCAATCTATATTCGAAACCATGATCCGGAAGAACCGGTGGCTTTCCGGCAGGGTGCCCTCGAAATAGTGGATGGTTGATCCGGTTCCGGGTTTGGACACAAATTCGGAATCGCCGACATCGCTCCATGGCCCGGCGGGCGACTCCGCCGATTGCACGGTGTAGCAGCGCCCGGCAAGGGAGTTCCATGAAATGCTAAGGCCTGCAACGGAAGCTGTATCGGCGATTTTAAAGATGCTCGCGGAGTCGGCCGGGTCGGTGCCGGCAATCCATTCCTTCCAGGCAGGTTCGCCGTCGCCGTCGCGGTCGGCGAGGTCGAACAGCTCGAAGTCGGCGGCGGTCCAGCCGGTGGTGTCGTGGTGCTCTTCCAACCAGGCGCGCGGCGTGCCGCTGCTGGTGGATAGGCCGGCGGGGGCGTCGCCTTCAACCTGGATATAGTCGATGTCGAACGAGCCGGCACCGCTGTCGAGCAAGATTCGCTCGATGGAGCCAACGCGCTTGGCCAAGCCGCCGATCTTGTTTTGCATAAAGAGGGCGTCGCCCATGGCGAGGTTTCCGTCGATCCAGAGGCTGTAGACCTGCTTGACGACGTTTGCTTCGATGCGGATCGTGCACCAGGTGTTGGACGTGTAGTTTTTGAAGTCGGCTGCGTTGTCCGAACGGTAGTAGTAGCGGAGCTTCCCGTTCGCTGCGAAGCCGACCTTGCAAGCGTCGCGGCCGTTGCCGTCGAAGAGTTGGATGTAGAAGCTGTTGGAGACCTGGTTCGGTTTTACCCGGAACTCGCACGCCACGCTGCCTGCCTGGGGTGCGAAGGTCGCTTCCACTACGCTTCCGGTGACGGACGTGTTGTTGAAAAGCACGGCCAGCGGCTGGCTTTCGGAGCCCTCGTAGAGTTCGCCGGGCATCAGGCCGCGGCCGATGGCGCCGCCTTGGTGGAAGTTTTTGATGTCGCGGTAGCCGGGGCGGATTCCGGAATCGTCCTTGGTGGTTTGGCTCTGCCCGCCGTTGTCGATTTGCACGACGTAGACGCCGGACTTGGTGCGGATGTCGTGCGACTCGCAGTTCATGAACACGTTGTCTTGGAGGGTGTAGTTTTCGGTGTTGTCGTCGAGGTGTGCGCCGTTGACCGTGCGGGAGGGGCCTGTTGCCCACCAGTTCACGGTGTTCATGTTGTAGATCCAGTTTTTGTAGATGATGCCGCCGCTGGAGTCGCTCTTGGTATGGATGCCGCCGCTGTCGCGGCACCACACCGCCGCGTCGTGGATGCGGTTGTATGAGATGTTGGGCGCCTTGAGGGCGGTTGCCGCGGACTCGGCTCCCCATCCGATGTTTATTCCAAGTCCGCCGGTGTAGGCAATTTCGTTGTGGACGATTTGGATCGAATCCGGCCAGAAGGCGAACATGGCTCCGCCGCCGGAATAGATGGCGCCCATGTGGAAGAAATAGTTGGAGTCGAAGGTGTCGTTCTTGCTGAGGTTGTTGGGGTTTTGGGTCTTGCTCCTGGCTTCGTCGATGTCGTATCCGATGGCGGTGTCGGCGATCTCGGAAAACACATTTCCGACGATCATGTTGTCCTGGGTTCCGGTGTCGAAGTTGATCCCGTTGCCGCCCATCTGGCGGAAGATGCAGCGCTCGATCCGCACGTTGCGGATTTTCTTGAAGTAGAGCGCCGCCGGATTGATCGTGTCTTTGTCTGCGGGGGTGATGTGCAGTCCCGCCTGCCGCTGCACCATGCCTTCGGTTTGCGGAGCGTTCCATGAGCTATGCTGGAAGGTAAGCCCGAACAGGGTCGTGTTGGTGGTCTTCACCATGGAAAGCAGCCGTTCGGTTTTTGGCGCCACGGCCTGCATTACGGAAAGATCTTCGCCGGGGCGGGGCATGTAGTACACGGTGTCGGCATCCACATCGAGGAACCATTCGCCGGGGGTGTCGAGGAACGAGAAGTGGTTTTCGAAGTAGAACGACGGCTTGCCGCTGATGGAGCTTGAAGGCTTGTCCTGAACGTCGAAATGGTTGGTGCGGTCGGGCTCCATCGGCGTCACATTGGCATAGGTGCCGCTGGTGCTGATGCTGGCGATCCGGACGCGCGAAAGGGTGAAGGAACGGGCCAGCACCAACTGGACGCGGCTCAGGTTGGACAGGTTGCGGACGCCGTCCACATAGGCGTGTTCAATCTGGATCTTGTCGGTCGTGTTGTTGTTGGCCTCGATTCGGTTTTCCTGCCCGGCTTCGGGATAGCGGGCGCGCTGGGCCGGCTTGTTGTTGACGTAGAGCTGGATGAATTCAAAGCCGCCGACACCGGCCTGCCAGATGCCGTTGCTCAGCGGCGTCCATCCGATGATGGGTTCGCCGCCTTCGAGCACCGGGGCTTCGTTGGGATAGTTGCGGTAGACCACGTTGAAATAGTTGGTTCCGGAATCGCGCTCGTCGAATTCGATGGTTTGCTCGATCGGATAGGTGCCGCCGCGAAGGTAGACAACGATGTCGTTGGTCATGGCGCCGTTGATCAGCCGCACGGCGTCGCGCGCCGCTTCGATGGTACGGAAGGGCGCGGCTTCGGTGCCGGGATTGGCGTCGTCGCCGACGGCAGGATCAATGAAGAATTCCGCCTGCGGGTTGTAGGGCCCTGGTATGATGAGATACCCTTCGCGGTCGAGGGCGATCTCGCCGCTGCCGTTGAGGGTGATGCCTTCCAGTTGCTCTTCCGTCAGTCCGTTTTCATCGGTGCCGAACCGGATGGAGTCGCTGCTTTCGGTAAAGTTGGCAATGGCCAAGTTGGGCGCAGTCCACGCCGTGCCGGAAAGGTTGGGGAAGGAGAGCTGGCTTGAACTCATGTTTTGGAAATCAATGATGACGGAGCCGTTGACTTCCAACGATTGGAAACCGCCGTCACATCCGCCGGTCTCCAAGATCGTTCCATCATTGAAAACCAGAGGCGAGTTGGCGTCGATTGCATTGTTGGTTGCCAGCCGGAGGGTTCCCGCATCGATGGTCGTGGCGCCTTGCCATCCATTTTCGCCGCCAAGGATCAATAGGCCCTCTCCGGTTTTCCGGATGCTGGCGGTAGTGGTGCCGGCGCCTGATTTAATGTCGACGGTGCGCAAGGGGCCGACATCGATGGTGAGGTTTATATTGGATGCCAAGCCGAACCAGCCGGTGTCGATCGTCAGGTCGCCGCTGCCGGTAATGTTCCATCGGGGATCCGCGGCGTGGCCGGATTGCTGCATGAATGCGCCTTCTCCAGCCAAGACCAGGTTTCGCGAAGCCGCCTCCATTTGGATTGAATCATGCGAACCTTCCGTATTGTGGGCCAGGCTCAAGGTTGCGTTGGAGTCCACCGAAACCGCGACATCCTGCCCTGGATCCACAACCCGAAGCTCGGCGATGAAAGCATCTGCTGTGACCGTTGGTTGAAAGTTGTTCGACGCGAAGCTGGACTGGAAGGCCGCAACCTCGTTGCTGCCCGCAACGGTGTTGCCTGCCCAGTTTGCGGCGGTGAACCATAGGGGGTCGGCATCGCCCTGCCAGCTGCGCTCTGTGCCGGTCGGGGTGCTTGCTTCGGCAATCAGATAGCCGCTGCTGTTGAGGCTGGCGTTGGTTGCGCCGTTCAAGGAGATTGCCGCCAGCTGGGCGGCGGCCAGTCCATTGCCGTCGGTGCCGAACCGGATAAGGTCGCTCCCCTCGGTGAAGTTGGTGATGGCCAGGCTTGCGTTGGTCCAGAGGATGCCCGAGGAGTCGGAAAAAGAGAGCTGGCTTGTGCCAAGGTTTTCGAAATCGAAGGTCGTCGCGCCCGCGATTTCCAGCGTGGAGAAATCGCCGCCATAGCCGCCCGTCTTGAGGGAGGTTCCATGGTTGAAAGCCATGGGAGAGAGCGAAGAAACGGGCTGGTCCACTGCTAGCTGGAGGGTGCCTTTTTCGATAACGGTTTCACCGGCCCATTCGTTCGCTGCCCTGAGGATCAAGAGGCCGTCGCCGGTTTTTGTGACGCTCTTGGTTGTTGGGATCACTCCGCACCGCAGATCGATGGTGTTGCTGTCCGCATCGGCGTGAAGGATCATGTGGGGATCGAACCGGATGCTTGCGGAATCGACGATCAAGGTGCTGTTCGAACCCGTGACTTTCCACATTACGGTGTTTGAGGAAGTGCCGGGATTAATGTCGTTGTCCTGCCATAGCTGTCCGCCGTTGCCGAGCCAGAGCCGTTTCCCGCTTTGTTGGAGAATGCCGATGCCTTCGAGCGAGCGGATGCGGAATTGCCACTGGGTTCCGCCGCTCATTGTGATGTTTTTGGAGAGGTTTGCGCTGGCCTTGACCTGTTCGACCAAGAAGCTTTTGTTCATGTGCGGCTGCTTGTTGCCGGTGAAATATTTATTGAACACCATAACGTCGCCCGCTCCGGGCGGCTGGCCGGTGGTCCAGTTTGCAACCTGGGTCATGTTGCCGTTGATCTGGTTGCCCTTCCATGAACGGTAGGCTCCGTAGGCTGCTGGTTCCGCAAGCAGGAATGCTATCAGGGCCAAGCCTAGCCATCTCATGGTGTATTTCATAGTCGATTACTCGGTAGGTGAAGCCACAATCCGGAAGAAGCGGTGGTTGTCGGGCAGGGTGCCTTCGAAATAGTGAATGGTCGAGCCGGTACCCGGCTTGTTGACATATGCGGCATCGGCAACATTGTTCCACGGACCGTCCGGGTTTTCGGCGGATTGCACCGTGTAGTAACGCCCGGCAACGGAGTTCCAGGAAAGGCTGAGTCCCGAATTTGCCGCTGTGTCGGAGATCTTGAAAATGCTGCCGCTGTTGTTGGGGTCGGTGCCGGCGGTCCACTCTTCCCAGCCTTTCTTCCCATCGCCATCAACGTCGGCGAAGTCGAACAATTCAAAGTCGGCGGCAGTCCATCCGGAGGTGTCATGATGCGTGTCGAGCCAGCTCCGGGGCGTGCCCTGTTCCGTGGAGAGGCCGTAGGGGGCGTCGCCTTCGACCCGAATGTAATCGATGTCGAAATGTCCGGTGCCGTAGCTGTTGTACAGATTGACGGCATCAATCGATTCAACGCGTTCGGCAAGGTTTCCGGTGCGCTGGTCGTTCATGAAAAGGGCGTCGCCCATGGCGAGGTTGCCGTTGACCCAGACGCTGTAGAGCTGTTGTTCCACATCGGCCTCGACCCGGATCGTGTACCAGGTGTCGGTGGAATAGCCTCCCAGGTTTTCGTAGTTGTCGGTGCGGTAGTAGTAGCGGAGCAGGGCGCTTGCACTAAAGCCAACTTGGCAGGCTTCGCGGTCTTCGGCATCGCGGAAGGAGAAGAAAAGGTTGTTGCCGGTCTGCCCCGGCTTGACCCGAAACTCGCAGGAAACCCGCTCGCTTTGCGGAATGAAGGATTTGGATATATCAACGCCGACGTCGCCGCTGTTGCCATCGTCCATGCGCAGGCTGCGGTTTCCGCCGCCAGGAACATCGCTGATGCTTGCGGTGCAGCCGGAGGCCGTTGCTACGGAATATCCGGCCGGTGCGGCGCCCGTGGCCTCGCTGTCGAAGAGATCCTCGAAAAGGAGGGAGAGCGGGGCGGATGGTGCGCCAGTGTAGAGTTCGCCGGGCATCAGGTCGCGGCCGATGGCGCCGCCTTGGTGGAAGTTTTTGATGTCGCGGTAGCCCATGCGCAGCCCCGATTCGTCCTTGGTGGCCTGGCTCTGCCCGCCGTTGTTGAGCATGGTGATGTCGTTGACGCCCTCTTTCGTGCGGATGTCGTAGGACTCGCAGTTCATGAAGACATTGTCCTGGATGGTGTAGTTTTCGGTGTTGTCGTCGAGGTGGATGCCGTTGATGGTGCGGCTTGGGCCGGTCTTCCACCAGTCCACGGTGTTGACGTTGTAGATCCAGTTTTTGTAGATGACGCCGCCGCTGGAGTCGCTCTTGGTGTGGATGGCGCCGCTGTCGCGGCACCATACGGCGGCATCGTGGATGCGGTTGTAGGCCACGTAGGGCGCCTGGAAGCAGGTGGTTGCGTGGGTGGCGCCCCAGCCGAGGTTGAGGCCCAGCCCGCCGGTATAGGCGATTTCGTTGTGGACGATGCTGATCGAGTCCGGCCAGAAGGTGAACATGGCGCCGCCGCCATAGTAGATGTTGCCCATGTGGAAGAAATAGTTGGAGTCGAAGGTGTCGTCGAGGCTGAGATCCGCTCCGCTTTGGCCGCGCTTGTTGTCGATGTCGTAGACGATGCCGGTGTCGGCGATTTCTGAAAACACATTGCCGACCATCACGTTGTCGCGGGTGCCGACATCGAAGTTGACGGCATTGACGCCCATTTGGCGGAAGATGCAGCGTTCGACGCGCACGTCGTTTATTCGCTTGAAGTAGACGGCCGAGGGGTTGACGGTGAATTTGCTGGCTAGCGTGATGCGCATGCCGGCCTGCCGCTGGGCCATGCCCTCGGTCGCCGGGGCGTTCCAGGCGCTGTGCTGGAAGGTGAGGCCGAAGAGGGTGATGTTTTCCGCATTCTCGATGGAGAGCAGCCGTTCGGTGGCCGGGGCAATCGCTTCCATTACGGAAAGGTCTTCGCCGGGGCGCGGCATGTAGTAGACGGTGCCGGTGTCGACATCGAGGAACCACTCGCCGGGGGTGTCGAGGAAGGAGAAGTGGTTTTCGTAGTAGAACGAGGGCGATCCGTCGAGCGGGCCGTCGGCGTTGAAGAAGTTGGTGCGCTCGGGCTCCATGGGGATCACCTTGTCGAAGGTGGCGTATTCCTCGATGGAGTCGATGCGCAGGCGGGCGAGGGTGAAGGAACGGCCGATAACCATCTGGACGCGGTTGAGGTTCGACCAGTTGCTGATTTGCCCCTTGTTGATTTTGACCTTCTTGTTGATTTTGTCGTTATTGAGGATTTCGTTTTCCTGTCCAGACTCCGGGAAGCGGGCGCGCTGGGCCAGCCTGTTGTTGACATAGAGCTGGAGAAATTCGAAATCGCCGACGCCGGCCTGCCAGATTCCGTTGCTGAGCGGCGTCCATCCAGTGATTGGAACTCCGCCTTCGAGAATCGGCGCTTCGTTGGGATAGTTGCGGTAGATGATGTTGAACCCGTTGGTGCCGGAGTCGCGTTCGTCCAGTTCGATGGTTTGTTCAACCGCATAGGTGCCACCGCGCAGGTAGACGACAATATCCTTGGTCATGGCGCCGTTAAT from Pontiella desulfatans includes these protein-coding regions:
- a CDS encoding sulfatase family protein, whose translation is MNHRTVLACIALAATTLASASNPNIIYILCDDLGYGDVGICNPDGKISTPYMDRLGHEGMVFTDAHSGSAVCTPTRYGVLTGRYCWRSRLKRSVLKGYSKHLIEEGRTTVASLLKDQGYHTAFIGKWHMGWDWSLPKGFDVRSISYETNPPVDYSKPVKNGPKENGFIYSYGHCGSLDMPPYVYVENGMPTAIPEKDTVVTREESKNGWWRKGPTSPDFDHWDVLPNFTRRAVKYVEEQAKTDAPFFLYLPLPSPHTPVLPTKEFVGKSGIDSIYADFTLMTDNCIGQVMKAVEKAGVSDNTLIIVTSDNGCSPQADFEELLTQGHNPSHIYRGSKADIFEGGHRVPFIVRWPAKVKAGSVCADTTCLTDLMATCAEIAGTKLPTNAGEDSTSMLPNLLGTAKKPVREATVHHSIDGTFAIRQGKWKFIAAPHSGGWSSPRQKEKELWKDLPNVQLYNLEVDPGETTNLQDQHPEVVERLKVLIKKYKSEGRSTPAL
- a CDS encoding alpha-L-fucosidase, with translation MMNKHLILGLALAWSSGACGKVTGHGPMRASQRVAENAESEDAYHARMQWWDDARFGLFIHWGLYAVAGGEWQGVDHGKEHGKASAEWVMLQANLDAETYGSALAPQFNPVEFDAAKWVSHALGAGMKYMVITAKHHDGFSMYGSEHTEYDIIDATPFTRDPIKELAQECKKQGLRFGVYYSHRIDWKRRPTTWETRSKMPKASPEYIDFTKRQLTELLTKYPEIEILWFDLGKDEPQNRDYVEIVRQHAPDCIVAGRIGKANGDILGDYLSLGDRRIPPRSLKGYAETCMTIRLNWGYDRNDENWKSPKMLLDMFVLTAARGANMILNVGPRPDGEWTDEEIHGLESLGKWMRRNGEAFHGTKASPFNWDFHWGTITTRDNTLYLHVMNRPANGRIEVTGLQSKPLKASLVGDAALNLWIDTGENSFAVDMAPVKKGQLIDVIRVEIEEQTATVSPGANGKYHFKHYEEPLILIPRK
- a CDS encoding autotransporter-associated beta strand repeat-containing protein yields the protein MTRNSLIHWARSVCNHALFLPTLLLAFACSGAHAVTISTTKWQGDTSANWFTGSNWSVGVPSEDVVAIFTTDFTSGNSQPTVTAADIIDEIRIIQPAKDVTITIPAGTSLSVDNNTGLDGRSISMNAARKNLTIIGDGTFVQRNANGDSTWLITSGQPIGDLTIETAALEIESQTLTISAGSARTVNIVPAVSPTTAGIKKTGSGRLILHGQNQWSGPTTISNGTLEFGTNQAVSSSSPVVFNNNAVLEPGGHDGQFSTLAVNSHVVFDFESTGASHLAFADSSSIAWTTPNLIITNFTPGTDSIRFGTTAGGLSPAQLAGITLNGSSNLALLSSGYLAFAPDFATVGEYHWDGDSGHAWETASNWISNAVPPDNAVALFDTPFSAPNAQPTIHAGTGVDELRVLAPEKDVVLTIVSNTLFNIGHNTEGNHHAIEMASATRALTILGQGHLAQGCGEYADPLWNITGAGDLTISPAQFSISNNVALTINTGAERTVGINTACNPTLASVRKTGAGRLILSGQNQWQGKTTVDAGTLRFATHQPLDASSALILNAGSILETGGHGGTFSTLEVNGPATLDFGNAGTSQLAFLDSSAETWSLPTLTITNFTQGTDSIRFGTDQLTLDADGYLVVEQPEPIQEYYIDPALGDETHPGTETEPFRTIEQARDAVRLINGAMTKDIVVYLRGGTYAVEQTIELDERDSGTNGFNIIYRNYPNEAPILEGGVPITGWTPLSNGIWQAGVGDFEFLQLYVNNRLAQRARFPESGQENEILNNDKINKKVKINKGQISNWSNLNRVQMVIGRSFTLARLRIDSIEEYATFDKVIPMEPERTNFFNADGPLDGSPSFYYENHFSFLDTPGEWFLDVDTGTVYYMPRPGEDLSVMEAIAPATERLLSIENAENITLFGLTFQHSAWNAPATEGMAQRQAGMRITLASKFTVNPSAVYFKRINDVRVERCIFRQMGVNAVNFDVGTRDNVMVGNVFSEIADTGIVYDIDNKRGQSGADLSLDDTFDSNYFFHMGNIYYGGGAMFTFWPDSISIVHNEIAYTGGLGLNLGWGATHATTCFQAPYVAYNRIHDAAVWCRDSGAIHTKSDSSGGVIYKNWIYNVNTVDWWKTGPSRTINGIHLDDNTENYTIQDNVFMNCESYDIRTKEGVNDITMLNNGGQSQATKDESGLRMGYRDIKNFHQGGAIGRDLMPGELYTGAPSAPLSLLFEDLFDSEATGAAPAGYSVATASGCTASISDVPGGGNRSLRMDDGNSGDVGVDISKSFIPQSERVSCEFRVKPGQTGNNLFFSFRDAEDREACQVGFSASALLRYYYRTDNYENLGGYSTDTWYTIRVEADVEQQLYSVWVNGNLAMGDALFMNDQRTGNLAERVESIDAVNLYNSYGTGHFDIDYIRVEGDAPYGLSTEQGTPRSWLDTHHDTSGWTAADFELFDFADVDGDGKKGWEEWTAGTDPNNSGSIFKISDTAANSGLSLSWNSVAGRYYTVQSAENPDGPWNNVADAAYVNKPGTGSTIHYFEGTLPDNHRFFRIVASPTE
- a CDS encoding autotransporter-associated beta strand repeat-containing protein, translated to MRWLGLALIAFLLAEPAAYGAYRSWKGNQINGNMTQVANWTTGQPPGAGDVMVFNKYFTGNKQPHMNKSFLVEQVKASANLSKNITMSGGTQWQFRIRSLEGIGILQQSGKRLWLGNGGQLWQDNDINPGTSSNTVMWKVTGSNSTLIVDSASIRFDPHMILHADADSNTIDLRCGVIPTTKSVTKTGDGLLILRAANEWAGETVIEKGTLQLAVDQPVSSLSPMAFNHGTSLKTGGYGGDFSTLEIAGATTFDFENLGTSQLSFSDSSGILWTNASLAITNFTEGSDLIRFGTDGNGLAAAQLAAISLNGATNASLNSSGYLIAEASTPTGTERSWQGDADPLWFTAANWAGNTVAGSNEVAAFQSSFASNNFQPTVTADAFIAELRVVDPGQDVAVSVDSNATLSLAHNTEGSHDSIQMEAASRNLVLAGEGAFMQQSGHAADPRWNITGSGDLTIDTGWFGLASNINLTIDVGPLRTVDIKSGAGTTTASIRKTGEGLLILGGENGWQGATTIDAGTLRLATNNAIDANSPLVFNDGTILETGGCDGGFQSLEVNGSVIIDFQNMSSSQLSFPNLSGTAWTAPNLAIANFTESSDSIRFGTDENGLTEEQLEGITLNGSGEIALDREGYLIIPGPYNPQAEFFIDPAVGDDANPGTEAAPFRTIEAARDAVRLINGAMTNDIVVYLRGGTYPIEQTIEFDERDSGTNYFNVVYRNYPNEAPVLEGGEPIIGWTPLSNGIWQAGVGGFEFIQLYVNNKPAQRARYPEAGQENRIEANNNTTDKIQIEHAYVDGVRNLSNLSRVQLVLARSFTLSRVRIASISTSGTYANVTPMEPDRTNHFDVQDKPSSSISGKPSFYFENHFSFLDTPGEWFLDVDADTVYYMPRPGEDLSVMQAVAPKTERLLSMVKTTNTTLFGLTFQHSSWNAPQTEGMVQRQAGLHITPADKDTINPAALYFKKIRNVRIERCIFRQMGGNGINFDTGTQDNMIVGNVFSEIADTAIGYDIDEARSKTQNPNNLSKNDTFDSNYFFHMGAIYSGGGAMFAFWPDSIQIVHNEIAYTGGLGINIGWGAESAATALKAPNISYNRIHDAAVWCRDSGGIHTKSDSSGGIIYKNWIYNMNTVNWWATGPSRTVNGAHLDDNTENYTLQDNVFMNCESHDIRTKSGVYVVQIDNGGQSQTTKDDSGIRPGYRDIKNFHQGGAIGRGLMPGELYEGSESQPLAVLFNNTSVTGSVVEATFAPQAGSVACEFRVKPNQVSNSFYIQLFDGNGRDACKVGFAANGKLRYYYRSDNAADFKNYTSNTWCTIRIEANVVKQVYSLWIDGNLAMGDALFMQNKIGGLAKRVGSIERILLDSGAGSFDIDYIQVEGDAPAGLSTSSGTPRAWLEEHHDTTGWTAADFELFDLADRDGDGEPAWKEWIAGTDPADSASIFKIADTASVAGLSISWNSLAGRCYTVQSAESPAGPWSDVGDSEFVSKPGTGSTIHYFEGTLPESHRFFRIMVSNIDWNE